The following proteins are encoded in a genomic region of Methylobacterium tardum:
- the mgtE gene encoding magnesium transporter → MTGDASSRNPRGEAMNEIALFDTRVDPSVLAARLSDERAPDIAEKLNDEAPEVAAAILLGLPMERAIEVLDQPELDCVADIIEMLPRDRVAGYLSGMSADRVTDVFREIEEPGRSDLRARLDAETRGAVDRLSAYGEETVGSLMTTEFVTVPGTWTVGQTLEHIRHVEKTRETIYAIFVLDPRTRALTKAVPLRRLISGDPNDNVLSVAPGRRPLAVSPTASREEAARLISKYDLLALPVVDAVGHVIGIVTVGDMIDAMIEKQTQDVQRFGGMEALPEPYMDIGFFTMIRKRAGWLCALFLSEMLTASAMQGFEGELEKAIVLTLFIPLIMSSGGNSGSQATSLLIRALALHQIRLRDWWRVALRELPTGIFLGAILGIIAVIRIVAWQKLGLYDYGEHWPLVAATVGAALVGIVTFGSLSGSMLPFLLQRIGFDPATASAPFVATLVDVTGLVIYFSVALLILRGTLL, encoded by the coding sequence ATGACCGGCGACGCGTCGTCTCGTAACCCACGAGGCGAGGCCATGAACGAGATCGCCCTCTTCGACACGCGCGTTGACCCGTCCGTGCTGGCCGCGCGGCTCTCGGATGAGCGCGCCCCCGACATCGCCGAGAAGCTCAACGACGAGGCTCCCGAGGTCGCCGCCGCCATCCTGCTGGGCCTGCCGATGGAGCGGGCGATCGAGGTGCTCGACCAGCCGGAGCTCGACTGCGTCGCCGACATCATCGAGATGCTGCCGCGCGACCGGGTCGCGGGCTACCTGTCGGGCATGTCGGCCGACCGGGTGACCGACGTGTTCCGCGAGATCGAGGAGCCGGGCCGCTCCGACCTGCGCGCCCGCCTCGATGCCGAGACCCGGGGCGCCGTGGACCGGCTCTCGGCCTACGGCGAGGAGACGGTCGGCTCGCTGATGACCACCGAGTTCGTCACCGTGCCGGGCACCTGGACGGTCGGCCAGACCCTGGAGCACATCCGCCACGTCGAGAAGACCCGCGAGACCATCTACGCGATCTTCGTGCTCGATCCCCGAACCCGCGCCCTCACCAAGGCGGTGCCCCTGCGCCGGCTGATCTCGGGGGACCCGAACGACAACGTGCTGAGCGTCGCGCCCGGGCGGCGGCCGCTCGCCGTCTCGCCGACGGCGAGCCGCGAGGAGGCGGCCCGGCTGATCTCCAAGTACGACCTGCTGGCGCTACCGGTGGTCGATGCGGTCGGCCACGTGATCGGCATCGTCACGGTCGGCGACATGATCGACGCGATGATCGAGAAGCAGACGCAGGACGTGCAGCGCTTCGGCGGCATGGAGGCGCTCCCCGAGCCCTACATGGATATCGGCTTCTTCACGATGATCCGGAAGCGGGCCGGCTGGCTGTGCGCGCTGTTCCTGTCGGAGATGCTGACCGCCTCGGCCATGCAGGGCTTCGAGGGCGAGCTGGAGAAGGCGATCGTCCTGACGCTGTTCATCCCGCTGATCATGAGCTCGGGCGGCAATTCCGGCTCGCAGGCGACCTCGCTGCTGATCCGGGCGCTGGCGCTGCACCAGATCCGCCTGCGCGACTGGTGGCGGGTGGCCTTGCGCGAATTGCCGACCGGGATCTTCCTCGGAGCGATCCTCGGCATCATCGCGGTGATCCGGATCGTGGCCTGGCAGAAGCTCGGCCTCTACGATTACGGCGAGCACTGGCCGCTGGTCGCCGCCACGGTCGGCGCGGCGCTCGTCGGGATCGTGACGTTCGGGTCGCTGTCCGGCTCGATGCTGCCGTTCCTGCTCCAGCGGATCGGCTTCGATCCGGCCACCGCCTCGGCGCCGTTCGTGGCGACCCTGGTCGATGTGACCGGACTCGTCATCTACTTCTCGGTGGCGCTGCTGATCCTGCGCGGGACGCTGCTGTAG
- a CDS encoding SDR family NAD(P)-dependent oxidoreductase, whose translation MAQRFQLAGAVALITGAASGIGAALAAGLAAKGCSLLLVDRDPVGLEDVAGQIRARGATVETRIVDLVDADAIRALPDWAQDRFGRLDILINNAGVALGGRFDETHLEDFEWLMDINLRAVVRMCHAFLPMLRARPAAQIVNLSSLFGLIAPPGQVAYCTSKFGVRGFSEALRHEYEGTGLGITVVHPGGVATAISRNARGRRPPSDPEAAKRAAVEDEKGREAFGKLLTLPPADAADAIIRGIEARAPRIVIGKDARNAALIQRLMPVGYWKTIVRLSGGNL comes from the coding sequence TTGGCTCAGCGGTTTCAGCTCGCAGGCGCGGTCGCGCTGATCACCGGCGCGGCGAGCGGCATCGGAGCCGCCCTGGCGGCGGGTCTGGCCGCCAAGGGCTGCAGCCTGCTGCTGGTGGACCGGGATCCGGTCGGCCTCGAGGACGTCGCCGGGCAGATCCGGGCGCGCGGCGCCACGGTCGAGACCCGGATCGTCGATCTCGTGGATGCGGACGCGATCCGCGCGCTGCCAGACTGGGCCCAGGACCGGTTCGGGCGCCTCGACATCCTGATCAACAATGCCGGCGTGGCGCTCGGCGGCCGGTTCGACGAGACGCATCTCGAAGATTTCGAGTGGCTGATGGACATCAACCTGCGCGCGGTCGTGCGGATGTGCCACGCCTTCCTGCCGATGCTGCGCGCCCGCCCGGCGGCGCAGATCGTCAACCTGTCGAGCCTGTTCGGGCTGATCGCGCCGCCTGGCCAAGTCGCCTACTGCACCAGCAAGTTCGGGGTCCGGGGTTTCTCCGAGGCCCTGCGCCATGAATACGAGGGCACCGGGCTCGGGATCACGGTCGTCCATCCGGGCGGCGTCGCCACCGCCATCTCCCGCAACGCCCGCGGCCGGCGGCCGCCCTCCGATCCCGAGGCGGCCAAGCGTGCGGCGGTCGAAGACGAGAAGGGGCGCGAGGCCTTCGGCAAGCTCCTGACGCTGCCCCCCGCCGACGCCGCGGACGCGATCATCCGCGGCATCGAGGCCCGGGCGCCGCGCATCGTCATCGGCAAGGATGCCCGGAACGCGGCGCTGATCCAGCGGCTGATGCCGGTCGGCTACTGGAAGACGATCGTGCGGCTGTCGGGCGGGAACCTCTGA
- the pqqA gene encoding pyrroloquinoline quinone precursor peptide PqqA — translation MAWSAPIVSEICVGMEVTSYESAEIDTFN, via the coding sequence ATGGCTTGGTCTGCCCCGATCGTTTCCGAGATCTGCGTCGGCATGGAAGTCACCAGCTACGAGTCGGCTGAGATCGACACCTTCAACTAA
- the pqqA gene encoding pyrroloquinoline quinone precursor peptide PqqA — translation MAWSAPIVSEICVGMEVTSYESAEIDTFN, via the coding sequence ATGGCCTGGTCCGCCCCGATCGTGTCCGAGATCTGCGTCGGCATGGAAGTCACCAGCTACGAGTCGGCTGAGATCGACACCTTCAACTAA
- a CDS encoding TetR/AcrR family transcriptional regulator: MARGRASLKEERAPALAAPSTRDRILAVSLALFNARGLGRVTTAEIAAATGIREGNLQYHFPRKSGLVEAMFAGFEAEAVAVAGQMPADPAAPEALLAYQRAWFDLIWRYRCVYRDGIAMVEIAPALRPRVHALRARTQELARGVFEAAARAGRLRIGPDALGRLIDNAWIVSSHWMSHRPQGGTALTEADLDWGFAQVRDLFTPYLAPDRPD, translated from the coding sequence ATGGCGCGGGGCCGAGCATCACTGAAGGAGGAGCGGGCGCCGGCCCTGGCCGCGCCGAGCACGCGCGACCGGATCCTGGCGGTGAGCCTGGCGCTGTTCAACGCCCGCGGCCTGGGCCGGGTGACGACCGCGGAGATCGCCGCGGCCACGGGGATCCGCGAGGGCAACCTGCAATATCATTTCCCGCGCAAGAGTGGCCTCGTGGAGGCGATGTTCGCGGGCTTCGAGGCGGAGGCCGTGGCGGTCGCCGGCCAAATGCCGGCGGATCCCGCGGCACCGGAGGCGCTGCTCGCCTACCAGCGAGCGTGGTTCGACCTGATCTGGCGCTACCGCTGCGTCTACCGGGACGGGATCGCCATGGTGGAGATCGCGCCGGCCCTGCGCCCGCGTGTCCATGCGCTGCGGGCGCGGACCCAGGAACTGGCCCGCGGCGTCTTCGAGGCGGCGGCGCGAGCCGGGCGGCTCCGGATCGGCCCCGACGCCCTCGGGCGCCTCATCGACAATGCCTGGATCGTGTCCAGCCACTGGATGAGCCATCGCCCCCAGGGTGGTACCGCGCTGACCGAGGCCGATCTCGACTGGGGCTTCGCCCAGGTCCGCGACCTGTTCACCCCCTATCTCGCGCCGGATCGCCCGGATTGA
- a CDS encoding alpha/beta hydrolase translates to MASLRAYIGAYMIRSRIRGPLARARDAAAFRRIFEAPAFPDPKGVTYEPGTVGGVRGEWVRPKSGPGQRMLYIHGGGFIACSPRTHRPVTGALALRGFTIFAPDYRLAPEHPFPAAVEDVVAVWRAFSAEGAACLAGESAGGNLALVLMGEARDRGLPMPWAAALFSPATDFVSEDGSRVTNAWRDAMFDPQALAAIRPMYLGKADPADPRISPIYGDPTGLPPLLFHVGDREILRDDSVRMAERARAAGVEAELTVFPVVSHAWQFAAHILPEARISLDAAAAFLKARAPKAHASSGSLVP, encoded by the coding sequence ATGGCGAGCCTGCGCGCCTATATCGGCGCCTACATGATCCGCAGCCGGATCCGCGGGCCGCTGGCCCGGGCGCGGGACGCCGCCGCCTTCCGCCGCATCTTCGAGGCGCCCGCCTTCCCCGATCCCAAGGGCGTGACCTACGAGCCCGGGACCGTCGGCGGCGTCCGGGGCGAGTGGGTGCGGCCGAAATCCGGGCCCGGCCAGCGGATGCTCTACATCCACGGCGGTGGCTTCATCGCCTGCTCGCCGCGCACGCATCGCCCCGTGACCGGCGCGCTGGCGCTGCGCGGCTTCACGATCTTCGCTCCGGATTACCGCCTCGCCCCCGAGCACCCGTTCCCCGCCGCCGTCGAGGACGTCGTGGCGGTGTGGCGGGCCTTCAGCGCCGAGGGAGCGGCCTGCTTGGCCGGCGAATCGGCCGGCGGCAACCTCGCCCTGGTCCTGATGGGCGAGGCTCGCGACCGTGGCCTGCCGATGCCCTGGGCCGCCGCCCTGTTCTCCCCCGCCACCGACTTCGTCTCCGAGGACGGCTCGCGGGTGACGAATGCCTGGCGCGACGCGATGTTCGACCCGCAGGCGCTCGCGGCGATCCGGCCGATGTATCTCGGCAAGGCCGACCCCGCCGACCCGCGGATCTCGCCGATCTACGGCGACCCGACCGGCCTCCCGCCGCTGCTGTTCCACGTGGGCGACCGCGAGATCCTGCGCGACGATTCCGTGCGCATGGCGGAGCGGGCCCGGGCGGCCGGGGTCGAGGCGGAATTGACGGTCTTCCCCGTCGTCTCCCATGCCTGGCAGTTCGCCGCCCATATCCTGCCGGAGGCGCGCATCTCCCTCGACGCGGCCGCCGCCTTCCTGAAGGCCCGCGCGCCGAAAGCCCACGCCAGCTCCGGGAGCCTCGTGCCATGA